The Aulosira sp. FACHB-615 genomic interval ACTCGATACAAGCAACTTTTGGCAGTTCATTGAGTGCTAACCCTTGGATTTTTTGTTGGACGATTTTAACTCTGGCTTCTAGGTTTTCCAGTAATTTTACTGAGTCCACATCAAAGATATGAGCAACTTGTTCAATATCAGTCCAAACATCTTGTAGAAGATTAGGTTGTAAAGAAATAATTTTTGGCGAAGTTGAGATGAAATTACTAACAGCTTTTTCCACTTCTGGTAAGCTGACGGCACAAACATCACATTGGTCTTGGGTGAGAATGTGAGTTGGTTGTAACTGTTCTAAAACATCGGTTTTGATGTGATAAATACTCAATGCTGATTGCAATAAATCATTGACTTTAGTGTGAATATCGCTGCTAGGAACATCAATATTAAAGCGTGCTTCTGTGCATACAGGAACACTTTGAATATGTGGTGGATAGTCACATTCATGAGATCGCCCTACAATTGCATCAGTTAACCCCAGTGTGGCTAAAATCTCTGTTGCACTTGGTATTAAAGAGACAATTCTGAGATTGCTATTAGTCATTGTTTTATTTCCCGAATATCTGCTACCAGT includes:
- a CDS encoding cobalamin-binding protein: MTNSNLRIVSLIPSATEILATLGLTDAIVGRSHECDYPPHIQSVPVCTEARFNIDVPSSDIHTKVNDLLQSALSIYHIKTDVLEQLQPTHILTQDQCDVCAVSLPEVEKAVSNFISTSPKIISLQPNLLQDVWTDIEQVAHIFDVDSVKLLENLEARVKIVQQKIQGLALNELPKVACIEWTDPLMTGANWIPELVNFAGGQSLFSHPGKPSATLEWQTFIATNPDVIVFMPCGFDLIRTRQEAELLIQRSEWQKLHASQTGRVYITDGNAYFNRPGPRLVDSLEILAEILHPEIFDYGYQGTAWEVL